One segment of Syngnathus scovelli strain Florida chromosome 6, RoL_Ssco_1.2, whole genome shotgun sequence DNA contains the following:
- the cep152 gene encoding centrosomal protein of 152 kDa isoform X3 yields the protein MCKWDNMGPSVEDTVEDLQTIQRFLWELHNLLANMPDDMLEDSRDSSCTEQELINRNAETSPQSKCTQQRSDHPRPNPHEQSYEEDYGHHDFTYEDGGVQSNGHSQPLAHIWNQHSDSQFTQEDCTQNSMGTERSSEANGFSTDDPYEPHLRANNIVNCNGDGTSDCNNPRVQSQPGAVERRADDYRVSYNPHCPPRQMLSSQATHQERPFDQLQREFLDSTQQTAEKEQITQLQIFNVALKRQNEDLEQKFEDSKRNTRYLEHQLAIAKDQKNDLAASLKESTRLLGEAKERELQMQSKLKTMEQQIQTLNERDQENTKKQRVAEAAVDTMKQQMLELCRSDTLSKSRKQHDRDLTVIKEQHEAALLVLQQQLDAKSQALEEQMDTSQKFREQVKQLERQREEEQLERARVVNALTQSLEKSQQQCAKLLQTSSVQEMSQIQIKLQQAQTAKVLSDNMNRDLQEDLADLKEQIMLYESALKHGVIALEPNWDCQNQLSESCLALGFKKTNGSLRSVALAALSDSQLPQDEALRQLQVEMQRCLGSLKSKRQKISHLQEELQQSRARADELQNQLDEAKLSSSVRQSIQVKHPNLTAEDQNELVKLQEDKQRLQYQVEGLQSKIAELQQSEEKVRSANSELCVKTREMIQELHQEKQAAAKQSERINQQHRDDVVKRVRTELMLQHNDQLERLTAQHERQIQDLNSQLSEASDKVLAVQECYISVCKEKEILEESIRNKATEDALKKENEKKGESSTDVEKLRTELEVQHQASIAQLKALWSKEKEAEIQQQVKSHIALAKAAWDEARHQMEKTWTLKLEEARQRKQPETSEATCQTEETEANALNVTVKELDSKLCAQRQQLQAEADKVQRRAVEEARKQVQMESQEKHLHDLANKVEGAVTRAYNRWIEDLPSLPQYQALLQREKEKWEELQKQDVEQKVSQALRAAEAQWRKQQQDQGQRCGTTKEQEKVVTLQSQLEQLRREQAALLEAELAGARAAWKRDKQQEISLVQTRSEQMYQTKLQEQHKKQEIALLQTLRAREDEWRYQQAEKEQTQKQQMREDFLVELQTALAEVQTQLLGASRTEQQSFTESVRGSVSEGAVTHVIQTCCIDIVDKAVCQAKKEWKKISEAQLSCVLRETQEQHEREINKMQSSLAQSGGQVCSRKDCADTASKMDKKNQELQKHLAKACRQFQHSVREHKTTIQKLKDENERRLQKANEEHLLQLEEVKRSKEDAGFVMPSNHQQTLQEGLEEMKQQYLTTVEKIRGDMLRYLQESRERAAEMIRTEVLRERQDTARKMRRYYLTCLQELLEDDGKTTGRAEKKIMNAASKLAAMAKVLETPVKNKSGKNHALPTGITVMSTTGPAPASKTDFLKNPSSGPLDKRTEDRTHRKKMSGLEQKTTQARTKLVNNQDSADVQLYPHKVASSCSAPLRSKNREAYLQGGQPESHADTPNEPCVTQELPVRDDKRTNWSLNSSDSDSHHLPRVSYSGRKVESVKPFSVSARDFSQFDRLTPDTSDLTVYNDIAQENWTRTQTSAHQGKLNTKREPVLGSEGEKLSRPLFSELRQCQQDSGFDSPFNQPN from the exons ATGTGCAAATGGGATAATATGGGTCCTTCGGTTGAGGACACGGTGGAGGATTTACAGACGATTCAACGGTTCTTATGGGAA ctcCACAATCTCCTCGCAAACATGCCAGATGACATGCTGGAGGACAGCAGAGACTCCTCCTGCACAGAGCAGGAATTGATAAATAGAAATGCTGAAACCAG CCCACAGTCCAAATGTACTCAACAGCGGTCAGATCATCCCAGGCCAAATCCTCATGAGCAG AGCTATGAAGAAGACTACGGTCATCATGATTTTACTTATGAAGATGGAGGCGTTCAGAGCAATGGTCATTCTCAACCTTTGGCTCATATCTGGAACCAGCATTCAGATTCTCAGTTCACCCAGGAAGACTGTACCCAAAACAGCATGGGTACAGAACGATCTTCAGAAGCCAATGGTTTCTCTACAGATGATCCATATGAGCCACACCTTCGTGCTAACAACATTGTCAACTGCAATGGAGATGGAACTAGTGACTGTAATAATCCTAGAGTGCAATCTCAG CCTGGAGCAGTGGAACGACGTGCGGATGATTACCGGGTCAGCTACAATCCTCACTGCCCTCCACGTCAGATGTTGAGCTCCCAGGCTACACATCAAGAGCGTCCATTCGATCAACTACAAAGAGAATTCCTTGACTCAACACAGC AAACTGCTGAGAAAGAGCAGATTACCCAGTTGCAGATATTCAACGTAGCTCTTAAAAGGCAAAATGAGGACTTGGAGCAAAAGTTTGAGGATTCAAAGCGCAACACGAGATACCTTGAGCACCAATTGGCAATCGCTAAAG ATCAGAAAAATGACCTTGCCGCAAGTCTTAAGGAATCGACTCGACTCCTGGGGGAGGCCAAAGAGCGGGAGCTTCAAATGCAAAGCAAACTCAAGACGATGGAGCAGCAAATACAGACCTTGAATGAGCGAGACCAGGAG AACACAAAGAAGCAGCGGGTGGCCGAGGCCGCTGTTGACACTATGAAGCAGCAGATGTTGGAGCTGTGTCGTTCGGACACGCTGTCCAAATCACGTAAGCAGCACGACAGAGACCTCACCGTCATCAAGGAGCAGCACGAGGCCGCGCTCTTGGTCTTACAGCAGCAGCTTGATGCTAAGTCTCAAGCTCTGGAGGaacag ATGGATACTAGTCAGAAGTTCCGTGAGCAGGTGAAACAGTTGGAGCGGCAACGGGAAGAAGAGCAGCTTGAGCGAGCCAGAGTGGTCAATGCTCTcacccagagtctggagaagagTCAGCAACAATGTGCCAAGCTCTTGCAGACGA GTTCTGTGCAAGAAATGAGTCAAATCCAAATCAAACTACAGCAGGCTCAAACGGCCAAGGTTCTAAGTGACAATATGAACAGAGACCTACAG GAGGATCTTGCTGACTTGAAGGAGCAGATCATGCTGTATGAATCTGCTTTAAAACATGGCGTTATTGCATTAGAGCCCAACTGGGACTGCCAGAACCAGCTCTCTGAATCCTGTTTGGCGTTAGGCTTTAAGAAAACCAATGGTTCTCTCCGCAG CGTGGCCCTGGCCGCCCTGTCAGACTCGCAGCTGCCTCAGGATGAAGCTTTGCGCCAACTGCAAGTGGAAATGCAGCGCTGCTTGGGGAGTTTAAAGAGCAAGAGACAGAAGATCAGTCACCTGCAGGAGGAGCTTCAACAGAGTCGGGCCCGGGCAGATGAGCTGCAGAACCAATTAGACGAAGCCAAGCTCAGCTCATCG GTTAGACAATCCATCCAGGTAAAACATCCAAACTTGACTGCAGAGGACCAGAATGAGTTAGTGAAACTCCAGGAAGACAAACAACGCTTGCAGTATCAAGTGGAG GGGCTGCAAAGTAAAATTGCAGAGCTGCAGCAGAGTGAGGAAAAGGTCCGTTCTGCCAACTCAGAGCTCTGCGTCAAGACGAGAGAGATGATTCAGGAGTTGCACCAGGAGAAGCAGGCGGCTGCTAAGCA ATCCGAGCGGATTAATCAGCAGCACAGGGATGACGTGGTGAAACGAGTCAGGACGGAGCTCATGCTGCAACACAATGATCAGCTTGAACGTCTGACGGCACAACACGAGCGACAAATCCAAGACCTAAA CTCTCAACTCTCTGAGGCCAGTGATAAGGTGTTGGCTGTGCAAGAGTGTTACATATCTGTCTGCAAGGAAAAGGAAATCTTGGAAGAAAGCATCAGAAACAAAGCCACGGAGGATGCACTGAAGAAAGAAAATGAG AAAAAAGGGGAGAGCAGCACAGATGTGGAGAAACTAAGGACTGAGCTAGAGGTGCAGCATCAGGCCTCCATCGCCCAGCTCAAGGCTCTCTGGTCCAAGGAGAAGGAGGCTGAGATCCAACAGCAGGTGAAATCTCACATAGCCTTGGCCAAGGCTGCTTGGGATGAAGCGCGACATCAG ATGGAGAAGACTTGGACTCTGAAGCTGGAGGAAGCCAGGCAAAGAAAACAACCTGAGACCTCTGAGGCAACCTGTCAGACAGAGGAGACGGAAGCAAACGCTTTGAACGTCACCGTCAAGGAGTTGGACTCCAAACTCTGTGCCCAGAGACAGCAGCTACAAGCGGAAGCTGACAAAGTCCAACGCCGAGCGGTGGAAGAAGCCAGGAAACAAGTCCAGATGGAGAGTCAGGAGAAACATCTCCATGATTTGGCCAATAAG GTTGAAGGAGCAGTAACCAGGGCCTATAACCGCTGGATTGAAGATTTGCCTTCATTGCCGCAATACCAAGCCTTGCtccaaagagagaaagagaaatggGAAGAGCTGCAAAAACAAGACGTGGAACAAAAG GTATCGCAGGCTCTGAGGGCAGCAGAGGCGCAGTGGCGTAAGCAGCAACAAGACCAAGGTCAAAGATGTGGTACAACTAAAGAGCAAGAGAAGGTGGTGACTCTCCAGAGTCAGCTGGAGCAGTTACGAAGAGAACAAGCCGCGCTGTTGGAGGCTGAACTTGCCGGAGCCAGAGCAGCCTGGAAAAGAGACAAACAGCAAGAGATCTCCCTTGTCCAAACTCGCAGTGAGCAAATGTACCAAACCAAACTCCAGGAGCAGCATAAGAAGCAGGAGATAGCTCTGCTGCAGACCCTGAGGGCCAGAGAGGACGAGTGGAGATATCAGCAGGCTGAGAAGGAACAAACCCAGAAGCAACAGATGAGGGAAGATTTCCTCGTGGAGCTTCAAACTGCTCTGGCGGAGGTCCAGACGCAGCTTCTTGGCGCTTCCAGGACTGAGCAGCAGAGTTTCACGGAGAGCGTGAGAGGCAGCGTGTCAGAGGGCGCCGTAACGCACGTGATTCAAACTTGCTGCATAGACATTGTTGACAAAGCTGTGTGCCAGGCCAAGAAGGAATGGAAGAAA ATAAGTGAGGCTCAGTTGAGCTGTGTGTTACGAGAAACACAAGAACAACATGAAAGAGAAATCAACAAAATGCAAA GCTCCTTAGCCCAGAGTGGAGGGCAGGTTTGCAGCAGGAAGGATTGCGCAGACACCGCCAGTAAAATGGACAAGAAAAACCAGGAGCTTCAGAAGCACTTGGCAAAAGCTTGCCGGCAGTTCCAGCACAGCGTCCGAGAACACAAAACAACCATACAGAAACTCAAAG ACGAAAACGAGCGCCGATTACAAAAGGCAAATGAGGAGCATCTGCTACAACTGGAGGAAGTGAAGCGAAGCAAAGAAGATGCTGGGTTTGTGAT GCCTTCAAATCATCAACAAACTCTTCAAGAGGGCCTGGAAGAAATGAAGCAGCAATACTTGACAACTGTTGAAAAAATAAGAG GAGACATGCTGCGTTATCTCCAAGAAAGCCGCGAGcgagcagctgagatgatccgcaccGAGGTGCTCCGGGAGAGGCAGGACACGGCCCGCAAAATGCGACGCTATTACCTGACCTGCCTGCAGGAATTGCTGGAGGACGACGGGAAAACCACGGG CAGGGctgaaaagaaaataatgaatGCTGCCAGCAAGTTGGCGGCCATGGCTAAAGTACTAGAGACACCTGTGAAGAATAAATCTGGAAAGAACCACGCTTTACCAA CTGGCATCACGGTAATGTCCACCACTGGGCCTGCCCCAGCAAGTAAGACAGACTTTTTGAAGAACCCGTCATCTGGACCACTTGACAAAAGAACGGAGGATAGAACCCACAGGAAAAAGATGTCGGGTTTAGAGCAAAAAACAACTCAGGCGCGGACTAAACTTGTGAACAACCAGGACTCGGCAGATGTGCAACTCTACCCTCACAAAGTGGCCTCTTCATGCTCTGCTCCTTTGAGAAGCAAAAATAGGGAGGCGTACCTGCAGGGTGGACAACCGGAAAGCCATGCGGACACGCCAAACGAACCCTGTGTCACGCAGGAGCTTCCAGTCAGGGATGATAAACGCACTAACTGGAGCCTGAACAGCAGTGACTCAGACAGCCACCACCTCCCTCGAGTGTCTTACTCGGGGAGGAAAGTAGAGTCGGTGAAGCCGTTCTCAGTTTCTGCCCGTGACTTCAGCCAGTTTGATCGGCTCACCCCGGACACGTCTGACTTGACGGTTTATAATGACATCGCCCAAGAGAATTGGACTCGAACCCAAACCTCAGCCCATCAAGGGAAGCTGAACACAAAGAGGGAGCCCGTACTGGGCTCAGAGGGAGAAAAGCTGAGTAGGCCTCTGTTCTCGGAGTTGAGACAATGTCAGCAGGACAGCGGCTTTGACAGCCCGTTTAACCAACCTAACTGA
- the cep152 gene encoding centrosomal protein of 152 kDa isoform X5 yields MSIDFDTAALQTQDDEEEYDQDDLARKQELHNLLANMPDDMLEDSRDSSCTEQELINRNAETSPQSKCTQQRSDHPRPNPHEQSYEEDYGHHDFTYEDGGVQSNGHSQPLAHIWNQHSDSQFTQEDCTQNSMGTERSSEANGFSTDDPYEPHLRANNIVNCNGDGTSDCNNPRVQSQPGAVERRADDYRVSYNPHCPPRQMLSSQATHQERPFDQLQREFLDSTQQTAEKEQITQLQIFNVALKRQNEDLEQKFEDSKRNTRYLEHQLAIAKDQKNDLAASLKESTRLLGEAKERELQMQSKLKTMEQQIQTLNERDQENTKKQRVAEAAVDTMKQQMLELCRSDTLSKSRKQHDRDLTVIKEQHEAALLVLQQQLDAKSQALEEQMDTSQKFREQVKQLERQREEEQLERARVVNALTQSLEKSQQQCAKLLQTSSVQEMSQIQIKLQQAQTAKVLSDNMNRDLQEDLADLKEQIMLYESALKHGVIALEPNWDCQNQLSESCLALGFKKTNGSLRSVALAALSDSQLPQDEALRQLQVEMQRCLGSLKSKRQKISHLQEELQQSRARADELQNQLDEAKLSSSVRQSIQVKHPNLTAEDQNELVKLQEDKQRLQYQVEGLQSKIAELQQSEEKVRSANSELCVKTREMIQELHQEKQAAAKQSERINQQHRDDVVKRVRTELMLQHNDQLERLTAQHERQIQDLNSQLSEASDKVLAVQECYISVCKEKEILEESIRNKATEDALKKENEKKGESSTDVEKLRTELEVQHQASIAQLKALWSKEKEAEIQQQVKSHIALAKAAWDEARHQMEKTWTLKLEEARQRKQPETSEATCQTEETEANALNVTVKELDSKLCAQRQQLQAEADKVQRRAVEEARKQVQMESQEKHLHDLANKVEGAVTRAYNRWIEDLPSLPQYQALLQREKEKWEELQKQDVEQKVSQALRAAEAQWRKQQQDQGQRCGTTKEQEKVVTLQSQLEQLRREQAALLEAELAGARAAWKRDKQQEISLVQTRSEQMYQTKLQEQHKKQEIALLQTLRAREDEWRYQQAEKEQTQKQQMREDFLVELQTALAEVQTQLLGASRTEQQSFTESVRGSVSEGAVTHVIQTCCIDIVDKAVCQAKKEWKKISEAQLSCVLRETQEQHEREINKMQSSLAQSGGQVCSRKDCADTASKMDKKNQELQKHLAKACRQFQHSVREHKTTIQKLKDENERRLQKANEEHLLQLEEVKRSKEDAGPSNHQQTLQEGLEEMKQQYLTTVEKIRGDMLRYLQESRERAAEMIRTEVLRERQDTARKMRRYYLTCLQELLEDDGKTTGAEKKIMNAASKLAAMAKVLETPVKNKSGKNHALPTGITVMSTTGPAPASKTDFLKNPSSGPLDKRTEDRTHRKKMSGLEQKTTQARTKLVNNQDSADVQLYPHKVASSCSAPLRSKNREAYLQGGQPESHADTPNEPCVTQELPVRDDKRTNWSLNSSDSDSHHLPRVSYSGRKVESVKPFSVSARDFSQFDRLTPDTSDLTVYNDIAQENWTRTQTSAHQGKLNTKREPVLGSEGEKLSRPLFSELRQCQQDSGFDSPFNQPN; encoded by the exons ATGTCTATAGATTTTGATACTGCTGCTCTCCAAACCCAGGATGATGAGGAAGAATACGACCAAGATGATCTTGCGAGAAAACAAGAG ctcCACAATCTCCTCGCAAACATGCCAGATGACATGCTGGAGGACAGCAGAGACTCCTCCTGCACAGAGCAGGAATTGATAAATAGAAATGCTGAAACCAG CCCACAGTCCAAATGTACTCAACAGCGGTCAGATCATCCCAGGCCAAATCCTCATGAGCAG AGCTATGAAGAAGACTACGGTCATCATGATTTTACTTATGAAGATGGAGGCGTTCAGAGCAATGGTCATTCTCAACCTTTGGCTCATATCTGGAACCAGCATTCAGATTCTCAGTTCACCCAGGAAGACTGTACCCAAAACAGCATGGGTACAGAACGATCTTCAGAAGCCAATGGTTTCTCTACAGATGATCCATATGAGCCACACCTTCGTGCTAACAACATTGTCAACTGCAATGGAGATGGAACTAGTGACTGTAATAATCCTAGAGTGCAATCTCAG CCTGGAGCAGTGGAACGACGTGCGGATGATTACCGGGTCAGCTACAATCCTCACTGCCCTCCACGTCAGATGTTGAGCTCCCAGGCTACACATCAAGAGCGTCCATTCGATCAACTACAAAGAGAATTCCTTGACTCAACACAGC AAACTGCTGAGAAAGAGCAGATTACCCAGTTGCAGATATTCAACGTAGCTCTTAAAAGGCAAAATGAGGACTTGGAGCAAAAGTTTGAGGATTCAAAGCGCAACACGAGATACCTTGAGCACCAATTGGCAATCGCTAAAG ATCAGAAAAATGACCTTGCCGCAAGTCTTAAGGAATCGACTCGACTCCTGGGGGAGGCCAAAGAGCGGGAGCTTCAAATGCAAAGCAAACTCAAGACGATGGAGCAGCAAATACAGACCTTGAATGAGCGAGACCAGGAG AACACAAAGAAGCAGCGGGTGGCCGAGGCCGCTGTTGACACTATGAAGCAGCAGATGTTGGAGCTGTGTCGTTCGGACACGCTGTCCAAATCACGTAAGCAGCACGACAGAGACCTCACCGTCATCAAGGAGCAGCACGAGGCCGCGCTCTTGGTCTTACAGCAGCAGCTTGATGCTAAGTCTCAAGCTCTGGAGGaacag ATGGATACTAGTCAGAAGTTCCGTGAGCAGGTGAAACAGTTGGAGCGGCAACGGGAAGAAGAGCAGCTTGAGCGAGCCAGAGTGGTCAATGCTCTcacccagagtctggagaagagTCAGCAACAATGTGCCAAGCTCTTGCAGACGA GTTCTGTGCAAGAAATGAGTCAAATCCAAATCAAACTACAGCAGGCTCAAACGGCCAAGGTTCTAAGTGACAATATGAACAGAGACCTACAG GAGGATCTTGCTGACTTGAAGGAGCAGATCATGCTGTATGAATCTGCTTTAAAACATGGCGTTATTGCATTAGAGCCCAACTGGGACTGCCAGAACCAGCTCTCTGAATCCTGTTTGGCGTTAGGCTTTAAGAAAACCAATGGTTCTCTCCGCAG CGTGGCCCTGGCCGCCCTGTCAGACTCGCAGCTGCCTCAGGATGAAGCTTTGCGCCAACTGCAAGTGGAAATGCAGCGCTGCTTGGGGAGTTTAAAGAGCAAGAGACAGAAGATCAGTCACCTGCAGGAGGAGCTTCAACAGAGTCGGGCCCGGGCAGATGAGCTGCAGAACCAATTAGACGAAGCCAAGCTCAGCTCATCG GTTAGACAATCCATCCAGGTAAAACATCCAAACTTGACTGCAGAGGACCAGAATGAGTTAGTGAAACTCCAGGAAGACAAACAACGCTTGCAGTATCAAGTGGAG GGGCTGCAAAGTAAAATTGCAGAGCTGCAGCAGAGTGAGGAAAAGGTCCGTTCTGCCAACTCAGAGCTCTGCGTCAAGACGAGAGAGATGATTCAGGAGTTGCACCAGGAGAAGCAGGCGGCTGCTAAGCA ATCCGAGCGGATTAATCAGCAGCACAGGGATGACGTGGTGAAACGAGTCAGGACGGAGCTCATGCTGCAACACAATGATCAGCTTGAACGTCTGACGGCACAACACGAGCGACAAATCCAAGACCTAAA CTCTCAACTCTCTGAGGCCAGTGATAAGGTGTTGGCTGTGCAAGAGTGTTACATATCTGTCTGCAAGGAAAAGGAAATCTTGGAAGAAAGCATCAGAAACAAAGCCACGGAGGATGCACTGAAGAAAGAAAATGAG AAAAAAGGGGAGAGCAGCACAGATGTGGAGAAACTAAGGACTGAGCTAGAGGTGCAGCATCAGGCCTCCATCGCCCAGCTCAAGGCTCTCTGGTCCAAGGAGAAGGAGGCTGAGATCCAACAGCAGGTGAAATCTCACATAGCCTTGGCCAAGGCTGCTTGGGATGAAGCGCGACATCAG ATGGAGAAGACTTGGACTCTGAAGCTGGAGGAAGCCAGGCAAAGAAAACAACCTGAGACCTCTGAGGCAACCTGTCAGACAGAGGAGACGGAAGCAAACGCTTTGAACGTCACCGTCAAGGAGTTGGACTCCAAACTCTGTGCCCAGAGACAGCAGCTACAAGCGGAAGCTGACAAAGTCCAACGCCGAGCGGTGGAAGAAGCCAGGAAACAAGTCCAGATGGAGAGTCAGGAGAAACATCTCCATGATTTGGCCAATAAG GTTGAAGGAGCAGTAACCAGGGCCTATAACCGCTGGATTGAAGATTTGCCTTCATTGCCGCAATACCAAGCCTTGCtccaaagagagaaagagaaatggGAAGAGCTGCAAAAACAAGACGTGGAACAAAAG GTATCGCAGGCTCTGAGGGCAGCAGAGGCGCAGTGGCGTAAGCAGCAACAAGACCAAGGTCAAAGATGTGGTACAACTAAAGAGCAAGAGAAGGTGGTGACTCTCCAGAGTCAGCTGGAGCAGTTACGAAGAGAACAAGCCGCGCTGTTGGAGGCTGAACTTGCCGGAGCCAGAGCAGCCTGGAAAAGAGACAAACAGCAAGAGATCTCCCTTGTCCAAACTCGCAGTGAGCAAATGTACCAAACCAAACTCCAGGAGCAGCATAAGAAGCAGGAGATAGCTCTGCTGCAGACCCTGAGGGCCAGAGAGGACGAGTGGAGATATCAGCAGGCTGAGAAGGAACAAACCCAGAAGCAACAGATGAGGGAAGATTTCCTCGTGGAGCTTCAAACTGCTCTGGCGGAGGTCCAGACGCAGCTTCTTGGCGCTTCCAGGACTGAGCAGCAGAGTTTCACGGAGAGCGTGAGAGGCAGCGTGTCAGAGGGCGCCGTAACGCACGTGATTCAAACTTGCTGCATAGACATTGTTGACAAAGCTGTGTGCCAGGCCAAGAAGGAATGGAAGAAA ATAAGTGAGGCTCAGTTGAGCTGTGTGTTACGAGAAACACAAGAACAACATGAAAGAGAAATCAACAAAATGCAAA GCTCCTTAGCCCAGAGTGGAGGGCAGGTTTGCAGCAGGAAGGATTGCGCAGACACCGCCAGTAAAATGGACAAGAAAAACCAGGAGCTTCAGAAGCACTTGGCAAAAGCTTGCCGGCAGTTCCAGCACAGCGTCCGAGAACACAAAACAACCATACAGAAACTCAAAG ACGAAAACGAGCGCCGATTACAAAAGGCAAATGAGGAGCATCTGCTACAACTGGAGGAAGTGAAGCGAAGCAAAGAAGATGCTGG GCCTTCAAATCATCAACAAACTCTTCAAGAGGGCCTGGAAGAAATGAAGCAGCAATACTTGACAACTGTTGAAAAAATAAGAG GAGACATGCTGCGTTATCTCCAAGAAAGCCGCGAGcgagcagctgagatgatccgcaccGAGGTGCTCCGGGAGAGGCAGGACACGGCCCGCAAAATGCGACGCTATTACCTGACCTGCCTGCAGGAATTGCTGGAGGACGACGGGAAAACCACGGG GGctgaaaagaaaataatgaatGCTGCCAGCAAGTTGGCGGCCATGGCTAAAGTACTAGAGACACCTGTGAAGAATAAATCTGGAAAGAACCACGCTTTACCAA CTGGCATCACGGTAATGTCCACCACTGGGCCTGCCCCAGCAAGTAAGACAGACTTTTTGAAGAACCCGTCATCTGGACCACTTGACAAAAGAACGGAGGATAGAACCCACAGGAAAAAGATGTCGGGTTTAGAGCAAAAAACAACTCAGGCGCGGACTAAACTTGTGAACAACCAGGACTCGGCAGATGTGCAACTCTACCCTCACAAAGTGGCCTCTTCATGCTCTGCTCCTTTGAGAAGCAAAAATAGGGAGGCGTACCTGCAGGGTGGACAACCGGAAAGCCATGCGGACACGCCAAACGAACCCTGTGTCACGCAGGAGCTTCCAGTCAGGGATGATAAACGCACTAACTGGAGCCTGAACAGCAGTGACTCAGACAGCCACCACCTCCCTCGAGTGTCTTACTCGGGGAGGAAAGTAGAGTCGGTGAAGCCGTTCTCAGTTTCTGCCCGTGACTTCAGCCAGTTTGATCGGCTCACCCCGGACACGTCTGACTTGACGGTTTATAATGACATCGCCCAAGAGAATTGGACTCGAACCCAAACCTCAGCCCATCAAGGGAAGCTGAACACAAAGAGGGAGCCCGTACTGGGCTCAGAGGGAGAAAAGCTGAGTAGGCCTCTGTTCTCGGAGTTGAGACAATGTCAGCAGGACAGCGGCTTTGACAGCCCGTTTAACCAACCTAACTGA